In Choloepus didactylus isolate mChoDid1 chromosome X, mChoDid1.pri, whole genome shotgun sequence, a genomic segment contains:
- the BGN gene encoding biglycan isoform X2, translated as MEAPGGSGYPRPLLPPVVTHRSGLGGLGAPKSSPPGAPWAWNSHIHQSEGPRDVPGLHRPARPSPGNPELARLLPNELREHPSSGWSLGGQMAEEASAGLVSGGDLGCPWTCLKERGRGSPALGERGRLGVEWDFRSKARGPLGGRGEWPRRSLWGLACLMGEPPWPGPMMDFAGCLRGAGPGDAGRRQQGLASLGLGQTTPHPTRTCPGRLGTEEPFQGSRWAFQP; from the exons ATGGAGGCGCCGGGGGGCTCGGGTTACCCGCGCCCTCTACTCCCCCCTGTGGTGACTCATCGCTCAGGTTTAGGGGGGCTGGGGGCCCCCAAGTCCTCTCCACCAGGGGCACCTTGGGCCTGGAACTCCCACATACACCAAAGCGAGGGTCCCCGGGACGTCCCCGGGCTCCACAGGCCGGCCCGGCCCAGCCCCGGCAACCCTGAACTTGCCCGTCTCCTCCCCAACGAGCTGCGGGAACATCCAAGTTCTGGGTGGTCTCTGGGTGGTCAGATGGCCGAGGAGGCTAGCGCAGGCCTGGTTAGCGGCGGGGATCTCGGGTGCCCCTGGACTTGCTTGAAGGAGAGGGGCCGGGGCAGCCCTGCCCTGGGAGAAAGGGGGAGGCTAGGGGTCGAGTGGGACTTTAGAAGCAAGGCGAGGGGGCCCCTGGGTGGCAGAGGGGAGTGGCCCCGGCGCTCCCTGTGGGGTCTGGCCTGCCTGATGGGGGAACCTCCCTGGCCCGGCCCCATGATGGATTTTGCAGGCTGCCTTCGAGGAGCTGGCCCGGGAGACGCAGGCAGGAGGCAGCAGGGACTGG CCTCCCTGGGGCTTGGCcagaccaccccccaccccactcgaACCTGTCCAGGTCGCCTGGGAACCGAAGAGCCCTTCCAAGGCTCCCGCTGGGCGTTCCAGCCCTGA
- the BGN gene encoding biglycan isoform X1, producing the protein MEAPGGSGYPRPLLPPVVTHRSGLGGLGAPKSSPPGAPWAWNSHIHQSEGPRDVPGLHRPARPSPGNPELARLLPNELREHPSSGWSLGGQMAEEASAGLVSGGDLGCPWTCLKERGRGSPALGERGRLGVEWDFRSKARGPLGGRGEWPRRSLWGLACLMGEPPWPGPMMDFAGCLRGAGPGDAGRRQQGLGTSELWGLGQRLSWQRVSQTHRYSACSWWRGAGCPNRLPNFPEPPWGLARPPPTPLEPVQVAWEPKSPSKAPAGRSSPDSFPL; encoded by the exons ATGGAGGCGCCGGGGGGCTCGGGTTACCCGCGCCCTCTACTCCCCCCTGTGGTGACTCATCGCTCAGGTTTAGGGGGGCTGGGGGCCCCCAAGTCCTCTCCACCAGGGGCACCTTGGGCCTGGAACTCCCACATACACCAAAGCGAGGGTCCCCGGGACGTCCCCGGGCTCCACAGGCCGGCCCGGCCCAGCCCCGGCAACCCTGAACTTGCCCGTCTCCTCCCCAACGAGCTGCGGGAACATCCAAGTTCTGGGTGGTCTCTGGGTGGTCAGATGGCCGAGGAGGCTAGCGCAGGCCTGGTTAGCGGCGGGGATCTCGGGTGCCCCTGGACTTGCTTGAAGGAGAGGGGCCGGGGCAGCCCTGCCCTGGGAGAAAGGGGGAGGCTAGGGGTCGAGTGGGACTTTAGAAGCAAGGCGAGGGGGCCCCTGGGTGGCAGAGGGGAGTGGCCCCGGCGCTCCCTGTGGGGTCTGGCCTGCCTGATGGGGGAACCTCCCTGGCCCGGCCCCATGATGGATTTTGCAGGCTGCCTTCGAGGAGCTGGCCCGGGAGACGCAGGCAGGAGGCAGCAGGGACTGG GGACCTCAGAGCTCTGGGGACTGGGGCAACGTCTGTCATGGCAGAGGGTGAGCCAGACACACAGGTACAG TGCCTGCTCCTGGTGGAGGGGGGCTGGATGCCCCAACAGGCTGCCCAACTTCCCAGAG CCTCCCTGGGGCTTGGCcagaccaccccccaccccactcgaACCTGTCCAGGTCGCCTGGGAACCGAAGAGCCCTTCCAAGGCTCCCGCTGGGCGTTCCAGCCCTGACTCATTCCCCCTGTGA